The following is a genomic window from Butyricimonas faecihominis.
CCGTGACCTGGACAAATGGCAAGCCGGATAAGGTTTCTTATGCTTGGAGAATAAACAATAAGGTGGTTTGCGAGGAAGAAAGTCTGAATTTTGTTGTGGGTGACCTTCCCGTGAAAGCTGGATTGTATGCCGAGTTTACGATTACGAATGAGGATTTAGGGGTAGAGTATATCAACCGTTTTAACGTGTCGGTTTATTCCACATATTATTCCGGATGGATGCTCTTGGCGGATAAAGGTAACGTTTCCGAGTTGTCCTATGTTCGGGATGATGGGGGCCTTTATGCGGATATTTATAAAAACGTGAACGGGACGGATTTGGCCGGGGGTGCTTGTGCCTTGATGGAACATTGGTTGCCGACATCAGAAGAGATCGGACAGATTTTCGTGGCTTGTCAGAACGGACCGGAATATTCTGTGGAATTGGATGGAAACACGTTTAGTAAAATGGTCGCCACGAAAGATGAGTTCGTGGGGGATGTACCCAAGGATTTCAAGCCTATGAGAATGAATTGCGTGACGAATTACGATTATCTTATCAGTAATGGTAAATTGTATGTGCGTAATATTCAAGCATCATATGATGCTCTTTATCAGGATGGTCTGTTTCCAAATTTCCCTTATCCGGGTGATTATGAATTAACGAATCTGGGCATTCGGGGAAACCTGCTTTTTAGTAATGATATTATCTGTTTTGATAAGAAAACTTCAAGTTATATGCTGGTGCGAACCGGGGAAATGAAACGATTTGATTACACGAATGATTCGGAAAAGGCATTTATTCCTTACGATATGGGGAAAACGGTGCTGGATGGAGGACCGATCTCGACAGAAACCCCGACGGATGAGTTCCTGACAGTTCTGAAATCGAATTCGGAAAACAAGGCATACGTGCAAAAATTCCGATTCTCCGGATGGGGAGCGAAGACGTATCGGTCGATCTCGGAGGTGGAGTTTCCTGATCCTTCAATCATTAATGAGAATACGAAATTTGCTGTTTGCCAGAATCGTCCTTACGTGTATATTGCATCAGGTAACGTGCTGTATGTTTATAATCACAAGGATAATACGGTAAAACCATTACGTTCTGATTTTGGGCGGACGATTCGGGATATTGCTGTTTGTCCCACGAATTATGAACGTTTGGGTATTGCTTTGGAGAATGCGGATGACACGTCGAAGAGTGACTTTATGGTACTGGATGTTTCGGTCGTTGGGGATGGAAAAACTCTGGAAGGAATGGAATTTATCGGAAAGTTCGGTCGTGTGGTGGATTTAATTTATAAGATAGGTAATCAGTGGGATACTTATTAATAAATCAGTATTCTCCCGCTTAGCGGGAGAATACTTTAATGTATAGGTGATGAAAGTATGTAAAAATGTATGGCTATTGGTTAGCTTGCTATGCCTGTTTTGTGCATGTAAAGAACGGGAGCATGATCGTTTCACGATTTCTGGGGAGATGAAGGGATTACCTAAAGGTGTCGTGAAGTTGTACACGAATCCGCCGGGAAATGTTTTATTGGATAGTTGCGAGGTTAAGGATGGAAAGTACTTTTTAGAAGGGAAGATCACGGAGCCTCAGGCCGGTCTATTGTTTTTTGACATGGAACCGCAATACCAGCGATTGGGGGCCTCGATGGTGGCTATATTTATAGAGCCGGAGGATATGAAGGTGTACAGCGAATTGGATGAGGTGAAGAAAACGTTGAAGATTACTTCAGCCCCGATTAATGAAGATATTCACAGGTATAATGTTTATTTGAAGTCTTTACCGGAGAAACAATTGGTTGCAGAGTTTAATGGAAAAATCCAGATGGCTTTTGCCGAGGCTAGGATGGAAGAAGTACGAGAGATGAGTCGAAAGCGAGATTCGTTGCAAATGGTGATTATTGACCGGTTGTTTGCTTTTGAGCCGGGAGTTTCTAAAAGTCCGGCAGCAGCTTATTTGGTGGCTCAATTGTCCGCATCTCTGGATGTTGTGCAAAGAGGGAAGATCGTGGAAAAGTTTGACCCGAGTTTAACTGATTCTTATTATCTGAACGGAATGCAAGAAAGCGTGGAGCGGGAAACGGCTTTACAGCCGGGAAAAGTCTTCCCAGATTTTCAGGTGTTTGATAAAGATGGTAGGAAGTACACCTTGGCTGATTTTCGGGGAAAATATTTATTTGTTGAATTTAGTGCATCCTGGTGTGGCTGGTGTAAAAAAGAGATCCCTTTTATTCGTAAAGCATATCACGCTTTAAAAGATAAAAATGTTGTTTTTGTAACGATGATGATGGATGATCGGAAAGAGGCTTGGTTACATGAGATCAAAGAGTATAATATCGAATGGTATTGTTTGTCTGATCTGAAAGGGATGAAAAACAGTCCTTTGGCTAAAGCATATAATTTGGGAGGGATTCCAGACTCTTTCGTGGTAGATCCGGAAGGGCGAATCGTGTGTCGGGACTTGAGGGGGGATGAAGTATTGGAGACATTATCTACCTTGTGTAATTAATGGAAAAAATCATGTATAAGATATTAATCGGTTTGTTTTTATCTGTATTGTGCTTGCAGGCAAAATGTCAGATACAATTTGATGAGGGAAGTTTCACGGAGGTTCTGACAAAAGCAAAACAGGAAAAAAAGATGGTGTTTATGGATTGCTACACGAGTTGGTGCGGCCCTTGTAAAATGATGGTGCAGGATGTTTTTAGCCGGGAAGACGTGGGACAATTTATGAATACGCATTTTGTAAATGTTAAATTGGATATGGAAAAAGGGGAGGGGCGGGAATTGGCTAAGAAGTATCAAGTGAAGGTTTACCCGACTTTTTTGATCTTGAATGAAGATGGAGAGGTGATTCATAAAATGGTGGGAGGAATGAAAGCAGAGGAATTTTTACAGAATGTGCAAAATGGTATTGGAGAACATTCTTTGTATTCTTATGAGAAGAGATATGCCAACGGGGAGCGTGATCCGCAATTCGTGTATAGTTATATAGAGACTTTGGCCAGGGCTTTTATGAAGGAACGGATGGAAGAGGTGTTACACGAATATTGGGGAACATTGACGGATCAAGAGAAAAGTGGTAAAGAAAATTGGATGCTCGTGAAACGATTCGTGAAGAATCCGTCGTTACCAGAATACAAGTATCTTCTGGAATATAAAAAGGATTTTGATGCGGCGGTTAGTAAAGATAGCGTGGATCGTAAAATATATGATGATTTGTTCCCGTTGATCGTGAATGATTGTAATGAAATTATTTTTCATGATAAAGTAAATGCAGCTGAACTTTTAGATACATATAAAACGTGTGTTACTCAATCGGGAATTGCCGGACAGGATTATCTGTTGGATATTGTGGAGTTTACCAGAGCCTTTTTGTCCGGTGATTTGAAGAAAGCATTAAAAATGTATGATAGGAAGTTTTCCCGTTTGGATCATGATGCTCGTTTTGATGTAACCTTACAGTTGAATGGAATGTTGATTCGTAAGGGGGATGCAAAAATGTGTGAGCGAGGATTGGAATTGATTGAGAGAACAATGAAAGATTGCGGGTGGTCGGAGGATAATCCTTTGTTTGCAGCCGTGGTTTCCGGATTGAAAGATAAATTTAAAGATAATAAAGATGAATAGATTATTGATTTTGTTGACAGGATGTTTGTTCTGTTTTTCGTGCGCATCCAAAACGGATGGTTTTAAGGTAAAAATGCATTTGGAAAATGCTCCGGAGTGTGAAATTTTCGTGAGTGAAAGGGTTCCGAATCCTGCCCAGTGGTATATAGATACTTTGAAGTTGAAAGATGGCCAAGTGGTTTACACGGGTAAGGTGGATTACCCTCGTTTGGTTTCTTTCGTTGTTAAGAAGGGAGAAGATGATTTTGTGGGTTCTTTCAGTATATTTTTGGATAATAGTGAGGTTGAAGTTCAAGGGGATTTTAATAATTTGAAGAGTCTAACAATTACTGGGAGTAAAACACATGATGAATTTGTTACCATAGAAAAAAACGGGCAAGAGTTTATGAAAGAGTATGGCAGAATCGGTTACGACCGGAGTAAGGCGTTTAAAGATAACCGGACTTTATATGATTCTTTAGCAGATCCTTACAAGCAGGCTTATGATAAGGTGGTGGATTACATTCTGAATCTTCCGGGGTATGCACGTAGTGAGGTGGCTCCTTATTTTGTTTCGGAATACATTAGTGCTGATAATCTTCCCTTGATGGAAAAAGCGCTGAATGCTTTCGATGTTTCTCTAGCCGAGAACGCATATATCGCTAATTGCCGGGTAAAATTAGAAAAGGAAAAACGGGTACAACCGGGAGTGATGGCGTATGATTTCACGTTAGAGGATTTGGAGGGTAATACTTACAAATTGTCAGATTATAGGGGGAAATATGTGTTGCTGGAGTTTAGTGCATCTTGGTGCGGATGGTGTAAATTGGAGATACCTTTCCTTGAAACAGTTTATAAGAATACGCAAGATAAGAATTTTGTAATGTTTACGATTAATCTGGATGACGAGCGAGGGAAATGGGAGGAAGATGTAAAACATTATAATTTACCGTGGAAGGTTATTTCAGATTTAAAAGCATTTGAAAGTCCCGTGGCGAAGAGTTATAACGTGAGTGGTATTCCGATGATTTATCTGATCGATCCGGAGGGAAAAATAAAGGAGAAAGGATTACGTCGGGAAGAGATGATTGAATATATAAATGCTTTGTTTGAGTAATTTAATAACAGGGGGAAACGAGATTTGAAAGTTTTCCCCTATGTTATTTTAAGGGTGAAAGAAATTATAGGGTTGTTTACAAGATGGTATCGGATTTTGTGATGATTCAATTATCGTGTATTTGAATATTTCGGAGGAATAGTTATTTTTGTAGCACTATGAGTGCTATTATTCAGACCAATAAAGACTTTGAAGTATTCTTCCGGGAGAATTTTCCATCCGTGTACGCTTTCATGAAACGCTACACGGGGGATGATGAATTAGCAGCAGATTTAGCACAAGAGACTTTTATCCGGGTTTATGAACGGCGGGATGAGATTGTTTCTGTTGATTACGGGAAAGCTTTTTTATACACGGTTGCACGTCATTTGTACTGGAATCATTGTAAGCATCAACGGGCGAAGGAAAATTATTTCGCACAATTGGATGAGAGTAACGTGGATGATTACGATTTCTTGCAGGAGGTTACCCGGCAGGAAACCATGCGAATGTTATATGTTGCTATTGACCAGTTGCCACCACAGACTCGTAACGTGATCCTTTTGAATCTGGAAGGGAAAACGAACCCTGAGGTTGCGGAAGAATTAGGTATTTCCGTGAACACGGTGAAGTGTTTGAAAAAGTCGGCTTACGAGACATTAAGGGAGGCCCTATCCAAAAATTACTTTGTGATTTTGATGTTCCTGTTAGGGGTGTAAATGTTAAATCTTTTCTTTTTTTGAATTTTTTTCTAGTCTGACCTACCCACTTTTCATTTGAAGTAATCTCTATGATAAAATTACAAATGTAAAAGTATGGATTTACTAAAAAAACGTTTGGATATTGCCCGGCTTATTGCCGAAGAGTTGACCGGAACGATTGATGAAAAGGATCGGCTCGTGTTGGCCCGTTGGTTGGATGAGGACGAACGACACCGGGGGGAATATGCGAATATTTTAGAATCATTAAAGGCTGGGAACGAGGCTTGGAAGGATCAGGAGCGGGGGAGGCAGTTAATGGAATCCCGATGGGGGACAGTGAAATCTCATACGGTTCGGAAGACTGACCGGTGGATTACGTGGAGTAAGTATGTGGCGGTTATCGTGTTATTCGTGAGCATTGGAATTTTTTGGCTTGTAAATGAAGAAAAGCAGGAGGTGGAGAATGGTACTGTTGCCCAAATTGAACATGGTAGCATGAAAGCGCAGCTTGTACTTGCTAATGGAAAAAAGGTGGATTTGAGGCCAGAAATAAGCTTACAATTAGAAGAGGAGGGGGGAACCCGAATTTTGACATCAGATAATAGGGTAAAGTATTCGGGGAAGGATTCTTTAGCCGGACAATCGACAGAAGTAAAGTATAATACGTTGATCGTGCCGCGAG
Proteins encoded in this region:
- a CDS encoding PKD-like family lipoprotein, which translates into the protein MKRLFIYIITVMALFAAGCYEDKGNYDYETVPLVSVSGIEKSYDFYVGSQETITPTVTWTNGKPDKVSYAWRINNKVVCEEESLNFVVGDLPVKAGLYAEFTITNEDLGVEYINRFNVSVYSTYYSGWMLLADKGNVSELSYVRDDGGLYADIYKNVNGTDLAGGACALMEHWLPTSEEIGQIFVACQNGPEYSVELDGNTFSKMVATKDEFVGDVPKDFKPMRMNCVTNYDYLISNGKLYVRNIQASYDALYQDGLFPNFPYPGDYELTNLGIRGNLLFSNDIICFDKKTSSYMLVRTGEMKRFDYTNDSEKAFIPYDMGKTVLDGGPISTETPTDEFLTVLKSNSENKAYVQKFRFSGWGAKTYRSISEVEFPDPSIINENTKFAVCQNRPYVYIASGNVLYVYNHKDNTVKPLRSDFGRTIRDIAVCPTNYERLGIALENADDTSKSDFMVLDVSVVGDGKTLEGMEFIGKFGRVVDLIYKIGNQWDTY
- a CDS encoding TlpA disulfide reductase family protein, with amino-acid sequence MKVCKNVWLLVSLLCLFCACKEREHDRFTISGEMKGLPKGVVKLYTNPPGNVLLDSCEVKDGKYFLEGKITEPQAGLLFFDMEPQYQRLGASMVAIFIEPEDMKVYSELDEVKKTLKITSAPINEDIHRYNVYLKSLPEKQLVAEFNGKIQMAFAEARMEEVREMSRKRDSLQMVIIDRLFAFEPGVSKSPAAAYLVAQLSASLDVVQRGKIVEKFDPSLTDSYYLNGMQESVERETALQPGKVFPDFQVFDKDGRKYTLADFRGKYLFVEFSASWCGWCKKEIPFIRKAYHALKDKNVVFVTMMMDDRKEAWLHEIKEYNIEWYCLSDLKGMKNSPLAKAYNLGGIPDSFVVDPEGRIVCRDLRGDEVLETLSTLCN
- a CDS encoding thioredoxin family protein, with protein sequence MYKILIGLFLSVLCLQAKCQIQFDEGSFTEVLTKAKQEKKMVFMDCYTSWCGPCKMMVQDVFSREDVGQFMNTHFVNVKLDMEKGEGRELAKKYQVKVYPTFLILNEDGEVIHKMVGGMKAEEFLQNVQNGIGEHSLYSYEKRYANGERDPQFVYSYIETLARAFMKERMEEVLHEYWGTLTDQEKSGKENWMLVKRFVKNPSLPEYKYLLEYKKDFDAAVSKDSVDRKIYDDLFPLIVNDCNEIIFHDKVNAAELLDTYKTCVTQSGIAGQDYLLDIVEFTRAFLSGDLKKALKMYDRKFSRLDHDARFDVTLQLNGMLIRKGDAKMCERGLELIERTMKDCGWSEDNPLFAAVVSGLKDKFKDNKDE
- a CDS encoding TlpA disulfide reductase family protein; protein product: MNRLLILLTGCLFCFSCASKTDGFKVKMHLENAPECEIFVSERVPNPAQWYIDTLKLKDGQVVYTGKVDYPRLVSFVVKKGEDDFVGSFSIFLDNSEVEVQGDFNNLKSLTITGSKTHDEFVTIEKNGQEFMKEYGRIGYDRSKAFKDNRTLYDSLADPYKQAYDKVVDYILNLPGYARSEVAPYFVSEYISADNLPLMEKALNAFDVSLAENAYIANCRVKLEKEKRVQPGVMAYDFTLEDLEGNTYKLSDYRGKYVLLEFSASWCGWCKLEIPFLETVYKNTQDKNFVMFTINLDDERGKWEEDVKHYNLPWKVISDLKAFESPVAKSYNVSGIPMIYLIDPEGKIKEKGLRREEMIEYINALFE
- a CDS encoding RNA polymerase sigma factor, coding for MSAIIQTNKDFEVFFRENFPSVYAFMKRYTGDDELAADLAQETFIRVYERRDEIVSVDYGKAFLYTVARHLYWNHCKHQRAKENYFAQLDESNVDDYDFLQEVTRQETMRMLYVAIDQLPPQTRNVILLNLEGKTNPEVAEELGISVNTVKCLKKSAYETLREALSKNYFVILMFLLGV